From one Coffea eugenioides isolate CCC68of chromosome 11, Ceug_1.0, whole genome shotgun sequence genomic stretch:
- the LOC113753631 gene encoding 60S ribosomal protein L13a-2-like, producing MIPHKIKRGAAALARLKVYEGVPPPYDKTKRMVIPDALKVLRLQAGHKYCLLGRLSSEVGWNYADTIRELEAKRKKRDLAEELKLAARSRNPPSSPVDLHRQELYILLILEVSKKISSTAYMSAQKLWL from the exons ATGATTCCGCATAAAATCAAGAGAGGAGCAGCTGCCCTGGCGAGGTTGAAGGTGTACGAGGGAGTACCTCCGCCTTATGATAAAACCAAGAGGATGGTTATCCCTGATGCTCTCAAGGTTTTGAGGCTCCAGGCTGGTCACAAGTACTGTTTGCTGGGTCGGCTATCGTCTGAAGTTGGGTGGAACTACGCTGATACAATCAGGGAGCTAGAGGCTAAGAGAAAGAAGAGGGACTTGGCGGAGGAATTGAAGCTCGCCGCACGCTCACGGAACCCACCATCATCGCCCGTGGATCTTCATCGTCAAGAGCTCT ATATATTGCTCATTTTGGAGGTTTCGAAGAAGATTAGCAGTACGGCTTACATGTCGGCTCAAAAACTGTGGTTATAG